The Candidatus Accumulibacter similis genome has a segment encoding these proteins:
- a CDS encoding NAD(P)/FAD-dependent oxidoreductase, whose product MMHTFSRRRFLQLAGAASAVVVLPQTAAAAASTAARVVVVGGGFGGATVAKYLSIWGGGQVAVTLVDPNPSHIACILSNLVVTGALSMDRITLGYSALKGKPGVTVKQGLVTAIDYMRGAVSLGDGTTLPYDHLVLSPGIDFIPPPDGAWDPNLTPHAWQAGAQTLLLKQQLASMRDGDTFVMTVPKSPYRCPPGPYERACMVADYLKRKRLVFAKVVVLDANPGIQAEPLAFGEAFNFIYKGMIEYVPNATVLAVNSKSRSIDTTAGDWSGVRVLNYIPNQRAAAMGPADSPNRGWPVLNAQGFVPVDPLTYGISGYANVHVIGDACAVPASEGKAVPKSGHMANAEAKVCADAILRTLNNQPLDQNITTNSACFSPITATTASWLSANFNYGDIYDGAGKVKGKGMHRVDLGEAPKTNGDNYRDMFTWAQGLFADSFV is encoded by the coding sequence ATGATGCACACCTTCAGCAGAAGACGATTCCTACAACTGGCGGGCGCGGCCTCAGCGGTTGTGGTCTTGCCCCAAACAGCTGCTGCAGCTGCCTCTACCGCTGCGCGTGTGGTTGTCGTTGGCGGTGGCTTCGGAGGCGCCACTGTTGCCAAGTACCTCAGCATTTGGGGCGGCGGCCAGGTGGCGGTTACGCTCGTGGACCCCAATCCGAGCCACATAGCGTGCATTCTTTCGAACCTCGTGGTCACCGGTGCGTTGTCCATGGACCGAATCACATTGGGTTACAGCGCGCTGAAAGGCAAGCCTGGTGTTACGGTGAAGCAGGGTCTTGTGACGGCGATCGACTACATGCGCGGCGCCGTCAGCCTTGGTGACGGAACGACTTTGCCATACGACCACTTGGTCCTTTCGCCCGGCATTGACTTCATTCCTCCACCGGACGGGGCCTGGGATCCAAACCTCACCCCGCATGCCTGGCAGGCCGGCGCACAGACCCTCTTGCTGAAACAGCAGCTGGCAAGCATGCGGGATGGTGACACCTTTGTCATGACCGTACCCAAGTCTCCGTACCGCTGTCCGCCTGGCCCCTATGAGCGCGCCTGCATGGTTGCCGACTACCTCAAGAGAAAACGCCTCGTTTTTGCCAAAGTCGTCGTTCTTGACGCGAACCCCGGCATTCAGGCCGAGCCTCTGGCCTTTGGCGAAGCCTTCAACTTCATATACAAGGGGATGATAGAGTACGTTCCCAATGCCACGGTGCTGGCCGTGAATTCAAAGTCGCGAAGCATTGACACCACGGCTGGCGACTGGTCAGGCGTCCGCGTTCTGAACTACATTCCCAACCAGAGGGCTGCAGCCATGGGCCCGGCCGACAGCCCTAATCGCGGATGGCCGGTGCTAAACGCACAGGGCTTTGTGCCCGTCGACCCGCTGACCTATGGTATCAGTGGCTACGCGAATGTACACGTGATCGGGGACGCATGCGCAGTACCCGCCAGTGAGGGCAAGGCTGTGCCCAAGTCCGGTCACATGGCCAATGCGGAAGCGAAGGTCTGCGCCGACGCCATCCTGCGCACCTTGAACAACCAGCCACTCGACCAGAACATCACAACCAACTCGGCCTGCTTCAGCCCGATTACCGCCACCACGGCGTCTTGGCTTTCGGCAAACTTCAACTACGGTGACATCTACGACGGCGCTGGCAAGGTAAAGGGCAAGGGCATGCACCGCGTGGATCTTGGCGAGGCCCCCAAAACCAACGGCGACAACTATCGGGACATGTTCACCTGGGCACAAGGACTATTCGCGGATAGCTTCGTTTGA
- a CDS encoding DMT family transporter, protein MALRTALPALAAALLFGASTPLAKLLVGGVPALLLAGLLYLGSGLGLGALLALRCARECASGQAATHLAIPRGEVPWLLGAIAFGGILGPALLMLGLTQTSGAAASLLLNVEGVLTAVIAWLVFKENADRQIVLGMAAIVAGGVLLSWEPGGATFSTGALLILGACLCWAIDNNLTRKVSTNDAMLVACLKGLVAGTCNTALALLGGANWPAPPAVGASLLVGFFGYGLSLTLFVVGLRALGTARTGAYFSVAPLFGVVISLTIWPSVPGPLFWVAAALMTLGVWLHVRERHLHEHTHQPLEHSHPHRHDAHHQHAHAFDWNSDEPHVHPHRHEVLTHKHPHYPDIHHRHSHSH, encoded by the coding sequence ATGGCTCTTCGCACTGCACTCCCTGCGCTCGCGGCGGCACTACTGTTCGGCGCGAGTACGCCGTTGGCCAAGCTGCTCGTGGGTGGCGTGCCCGCGCTACTGCTGGCGGGGTTGCTCTATCTCGGCAGTGGTCTGGGTCTGGGCGCTCTTCTTGCCTTGCGATGTGCGCGCGAGTGCGCCTCGGGGCAGGCAGCCACGCACCTTGCAATTCCGCGCGGGGAGGTTCCATGGCTCCTGGGTGCAATCGCATTCGGCGGCATCCTCGGACCGGCGCTGCTGATGCTGGGGCTGACCCAGACCAGCGGCGCGGCGGCGTCACTCCTGCTGAACGTCGAGGGTGTCCTGACCGCGGTCATCGCCTGGCTCGTGTTCAAGGAGAACGCCGACCGGCAGATCGTCCTCGGTATGGCGGCCATCGTTGCCGGCGGGGTGCTGCTTTCCTGGGAACCTGGTGGCGCGACGTTTTCGACCGGAGCCTTGCTCATCCTCGGCGCCTGCCTTTGCTGGGCCATCGACAACAACTTGACGCGCAAGGTGTCGACCAATGACGCGATGCTCGTTGCCTGCCTCAAGGGCCTTGTGGCGGGCACCTGCAACACGGCCTTGGCGCTGCTCGGCGGGGCGAACTGGCCGGCGCCGCCTGCAGTTGGGGCCAGCCTCTTGGTGGGGTTCTTCGGTTACGGCCTGAGCTTGACACTGTTCGTGGTCGGCCTTCGGGCGCTCGGCACCGCTCGCACCGGCGCCTACTTCTCGGTGGCGCCACTGTTCGGCGTCGTCATCTCACTGACCATCTGGCCAAGCGTGCCGGGGCCATTGTTCTGGGTGGCCGCAGCCTTGATGACGCTAGGTGTCTGGCTTCACGTGCGGGAACGACATCTGCACGAGCACACGCACCAGCCGCTCGAGCACTCTCACCCGCATCGTCACGACGCGCATCATCAGCATGCGCACGCGTTCGACTGGAACAGCGACGAACCGCATGTGCATCCCCATCGACACGAGGTGCTGACGCACAAGCACCCTCACTACCCTGACATCCATCACCGGCACTCGCATTCGCACTAG
- a CDS encoding c-type cytochrome, protein MQLKTISPRYLILCGLALASHHGAQAAPPPGQLLASQCAQCHGTNGNGPGFDEVAGKSASELLKDLLEMKRRPVEGIMDRQARGYTDAQIKLIADYLAAHSGVAAATTDH, encoded by the coding sequence ATGCAATTGAAGACGATTTCGCCACGCTACCTGATCCTTTGCGGTCTGGCGCTGGCTTCCCACCATGGCGCGCAGGCGGCTCCACCCCCAGGACAGCTTCTGGCCTCCCAATGTGCACAATGTCACGGCACCAATGGCAACGGTCCAGGGTTTGACGAAGTGGCGGGCAAGAGCGCCAGCGAACTGCTAAAAGACCTCCTGGAAATGAAGCGCCGACCGGTCGAGGGCATCATGGACCGACAGGCTCGTGGCTACACCGATGCCCAGATCAAACTCATTGCCGACTACCTTGCGGCACACAGCGGTGTAGCGGCCGCGACGACTGACCATTGA